CTGCTCGCGCAGCAGCTGTCCGGCCTTGGCGTTCCAGGGCAGCAGCTCGGCGTCCAGCAGCAGCCAGGAGGCGCCGAGATCGTCGAACAGGCCGGCCTTCTCGGCCGCTGCCCGCAGCCGATCGACGAGGGCGGCGGTCAGCGCGGCCGGGAAGAACGCCCGCCCGGTGCGCGTCCAGACCTGCCCGAGCTCGCCGGCGGCGCCGAACCGGTCGGCCGCCACCGTGGCCGACCGGCAGATCAGGGCCACCGCCCGCGAGCCCATGTGCTTTTCCTGGCACACCACCTGGTCCACGCCCTCGCCGCGGAAGTACTCGAACGCCTGGTGCGGGTGTTCGAGCCACGGCGGCTGCGCCGAGGTCGCCACCGGACTCATCGTCGGCGGCAGGTACAGCAGCCAGCGCGGGTCGACGGCGAACCGGCTCATCACCTCCAGGGCGGCCGCCGCGTTCTCCTCACGAACCGAGATCTTCGACAGGTAGCCGGTTTCCAGCACCCGCCGGCCGGTGACGTCGGCGATGTCCAGCACCTCCGGGTCCCGCACGATGGTCCCGGCGGTGGCCGCCTGCGCGTTAGCGGCGAACGGCCGGGCCGGTTCGTGGTAGACCCGCGCGGCCGGCACCGACACCAGCTCCCGCTCCGGGTAGCGCAGCGCGGTCAGCCGGCCGCCGAACACGCAGCCGGTGTCCAGGCACATCGTGTTGTTGATCCACTCCGGCTCCGGGACCGGGGTGTGCCCGTAGAGCACCATGGCCCGGCCGCGGTACTCCTGGGCCCACGGATAGCGGACCGGCAGCCCGAATTCGTCGGTCTCCCCGGTGGTCTGCCCGTACAGGCAGAACGAGCGCACCCGGCCGGACGCCCGGCCCTGGTACTTCTCGATCACCCCGGCGTGGCTGACCACGAGCTTGCCGTCGTCGAGCACGAAATGACTGATCAGCTCGTCCAGGAAGGTGCGCACCTGGTCGCGGAACTCGGGTGTCTCGGCGGCCAGCTGGGCCAGCGACTCGGCCAGCCCGTGGGTCACCTGCACGTTGCGCCCGGACAGCGCGCGCACGAGTTTGTGCTCGTGGTTGCCCGGCACGCACAGCGCGTGGCCGGCGGCCACCATGCCCATCACCAGCCGCAGCACACCCGGGGTGTCCGGCCCGCGGTCGACCAGATCGCCCAGGAACACCGCCCGCCGGCCCGGGCAGCGGGCGTCGACGGGGCGTCCCCGCTCGTCCCGGATCAGCTGATAACCCATGTCCTGCAGCAGGGTTTCCAGTTCGGCGCGGCAGCCGTGCACGTCGCCGATCACGTCGAACGGGCCGTGCTCGTCGCGCCGGTCGCTGTAGAGCCGGGTGCGGGTGATGGTGACCTCGGCGATCTCCGGCACCCCGCGCAGGGTGTGCACCGTGCGAAAGCCCTCCCGCTGCAGGCCGCGCAGCCCCCGCCGCAGCTGATCGCGCTGCCGCCGCACGACGTGCGGGCCGAAGTCACGGTCGGGTCGGGAGGCGTTGCGGTCCAGGGCCACTCGCTCCGGCACGTCCAGCACGATGGCCACCGGCAGCACGTCGTGCTCGCGGGCGAGGGCGACCAGCCGGCGCCGGGCCTCGGGCTGCACGTTCGTCGCGTCGACAACGGTCAGCCGGCCGGCGGCCAGGCGGAGCCCGGCGATGTAGTCCAGCAGCTGGAACGCCAGCGGGGTGGCCGCCTGGTCGTTCTCGTCGTCGGCGACGAGCCCCCGGCAGAAGTCGCTGGAGATCACCTCGGTCGGCCGGAAATGGGTGCGGGCGAACGTCGACTTGCCCGATCCGCTGACGCCGATCAGCACGACCAGGCTCAGCTCCGGCACGGCCAGTTCGCGGGTCATGCGGCACTCCTGGTGAAGATGGCCAGCTGGGTCGGCGGACCCACCTGCGGAACGTCCGGGCCGACGGCGACACATCGAGCGTGGTAGCCGAACTGGTCACCGACGCGGTCGGCCCAGGCCCGGAACTGGGCCCGGGTCCATTCGAAGCGGTGGTCCCGGTGGCGCATCGTGCCGGCCGCCAGCGACTCGAACCGCACGTTGTGCTCGGCGTTCGGGGTGGTGACGATGACCGCACCGGGCGCGGCGAAACCGAACACGCACCGCTCCAGCGCGGCCAGTCGCGGCGGGTCGACGTGCTCGATCACCTCCATCAGCACGGCGGCGTCCAGGCCGGACAGCCGATCGTCGCGATAGGTCAGCGCGGACTGGAAGATCTCCAGCCGGGCGCGCTGGTACTCGCTCATCCGGTCCAGATGCAGCCGCTGGGCGGCGATCTGCAGCGACCGGGTGGACACGTCGACGGCCACGATCCGCTCCAGCGACCCGTCGGCCAGCAGGTCCCGCACGAGAGCGCCCTCGCCGCAGCCGAAGTCGCCCACCGTTCGGGCGCCGGTGGCCCGGATGGCGGCGAGCACGGCGCCGCGGCGCAACTCGGCGAGCCGCACCGGGCGTTCAGGCTGCTCCGGCGCCGGTTCGGCGTCGTCGAACTCGGCCGGGGTGGCCTCGTCGACCTCGGCCAGCCGGGCCAGGGCGGTGCGGGTCAGCGTGCCCTGGTGGGCCAGGTAGCGGCGGGTGATCAGGTCCTTCTCCGGATGCCCGGCCAGCCAACCCTCGCCGGCCCGGATCAGCTTGTCGACCTCGTCGTCGGAGACCCAGTAGTGCTTCGCGTCGTCGAGCACCGGCAGCAGCACGTACAGCTGGCGCAGGGCATCGGCCAGCCGCAGCTCCCCGGTCAGCCGGGCGTCCAGGTACGGGGAGCGGCCCCACTCCGGGGCGACCGGGTCGAGATCGACGGCGGTGGCCTCGATCTGCCAGCCCAGCGGCTCCAGCAGCCGGCCCAGCAGGTCCGCGCCGCCCAGGCAGCGCAGTGCGGGCAGGTGGATCTGCAGCGGGATGGCCGTGGCCGCCA
This genomic window from Nakamurella multipartita DSM 44233 contains:
- a CDS encoding polynucleotide kinase-phosphatase, coding for MTRELAVPELSLVVLIGVSGSGKSTFARTHFRPTEVISSDFCRGLVADDENDQAATPLAFQLLDYIAGLRLAAGRLTVVDATNVQPEARRRLVALAREHDVLPVAIVLDVPERVALDRNASRPDRDFGPHVVRRQRDQLRRGLRGLQREGFRTVHTLRGVPEIAEVTITRTRLYSDRRDEHGPFDVIGDVHGCRAELETLLQDMGYQLIRDERGRPVDARCPGRRAVFLGDLVDRGPDTPGVLRLVMGMVAAGHALCVPGNHEHKLVRALSGRNVQVTHGLAESLAQLAAETPEFRDQVRTFLDELISHFVLDDGKLVVSHAGVIEKYQGRASGRVRSFCLYGQTTGETDEFGLPVRYPWAQEYRGRAMVLYGHTPVPEPEWINNTMCLDTGCVFGGRLTALRYPERELVSVPAARVYHEPARPFAANAQAATAGTIVRDPEVLDIADVTGRRVLETGYLSKISVREENAAAALEVMSRFAVDPRWLLYLPPTMSPVATSAQPPWLEHPHQAFEYFRGEGVDQVVCQEKHMGSRAVALICRSATVAADRFGAAGELGQVWTRTGRAFFPAALTAALVDRLRAAAEKAGLFDDLGASWLLLDAELLPWNAKAGQLLREQYAPVGAAARAALPAAIGVLEAAAAAGRDVGDLLDRTRRRAANAQAFTDAYRRYCWPTDGLDGVRIAPFQVLASDGASYQGRPHAWHLAQADRLAAADPNLVTTTARQIVDTTDEDSIAAATAWWIELTGRGGEGMVVKPAANLTRGRRGLVQPGLKVRGREYLRIIYGPDYTEPVHLDRLRERQLGHKRSLAQREYALGLEALDRLARDEPLWRVHECVFAVLALESEPVDPRL
- a CDS encoding 3' terminal RNA ribose 2'-O-methyltransferase Hen1, which produces MLLTITTTHRPADDLGYLLFKHPGRVQSFTESMGTAHVFYPQVGADSCTAALLLEVDPIRLVRRGKVRDADGFALGSYVNDRPYAAGSMLALTLKSVFGTAMTGRCAARPELAATAIPLQIHLPALRCLGGADLLGRLLEPLGWQIEATAVDLDPVAPEWGRSPYLDARLTGELRLADALRQLYVLLPVLDDAKHYWVSDDEVDKLIRAGEGWLAGHPEKDLITRRYLAHQGTLTRTALARLAEVDEATPAEFDDAEPAPEQPERPVRLAELRRGAVLAAIRATGARTVGDFGCGEGALVRDLLADGSLERIVAVDVSTRSLQIAAQRLHLDRMSEYQRARLEIFQSALTYRDDRLSGLDAAVLMEVIEHVDPPRLAALERCVFGFAAPGAVIVTTPNAEHNVRFESLAAGTMRHRDHRFEWTRAQFRAWADRVGDQFGYHARCVAVGPDVPQVGPPTQLAIFTRSAA